TTACCACCAGCACTTATGAAATCCACAATCTTCTGTTGAACTTCTTTTGACATATACCTAGCTGAAGGAACAATTAAGATTTCGCTACTGCTAAGGGCTGAGTGTTCTAAGTCTACGAATTTATATCTATACCCCATAATAAAAAGAGTTTTCAAAAAACTATCCCATAGATTATATCCTCTAAGAATCTCTATATTAGAACGTTTTTCTTTGTCGGATCCGTATGAGTACTCAGTTCTGTAGTATTCATCTAGGTAAGCGACTGTTATATTGTCGTACATTAACGAAAATTCATTACCTAAATTACGCTCAAGCATGAAAAGAAAGTTGTTAGCGAACTTTATATAATCATACGTATAATCGAGCTGGCCATTTGGTTTTACAGGTGCTGCAAACCCGTGTTCCTCCCCGGTGAACGCTATCCGGGCATTTCCGTCCTTTACGTCGTTCTTTAACTTTGGATTTATTCCACCTGAAAAAAGGTAGTAGTTCAGAAACCTGTTACCTTGAATGTATGAAACAATTGCCTTGTGCAATGTGGCGTTTGGATCAATTCTCTCACCTAAGTTGTTTCCATAATCTCCACTTCCGCATTCAAATTCCATAACTCCAAATGGTTTTCTTGTTATTGACCTGAGTACTTCATTTATGTTCCACAAATCGGTGACGTTTTTTATAGTGTAATCCCCTAGGTAAATATCTGTTGCAGGTATTACATTGTCCAGAATGAATGTATTCCTGAGTTGCGAAATACCTATTGGAAAAGTGTGAGCCCTTCCTCCTGAAGTACCGTGTATGTTCACAATGAATGGAACTTGTATCCCTTTACTCCAGAACATATCTCTGAGGTTTTTAACATAATTCCCGAAATCGTAGCGTGAGAATAGGGAATAATCTGATACGAATTTCCGTACAAACTCATCACCAGGTGTACGCAGACGTTCAAAAGTTTCAGTGCTTTTAATAAGTTCAAAACCATATCTGTAGAAGTCATTATAGCGTTCTAATAACCAGTCTATGAACTTTCCCAATGTAAAATCCGAAAGATCTGGTGTATTATTAACCCACTGAAGCATTCCTATTTCATTGTCCAATTGGACAGCTACGATGTTACCTCCGTTTTGGACAAGCCTCGGTCGAATTATGTCAGCCACCACGGTATACCATCTATCAACTTCTGAGAGGAAATCTGGATGGTTGTAGATAACTTGTGCACCTTCAACTTTCCTGTTGTTCCAAGTAATCGGGATAACATGAGGCTTTTCTTCGTATACCCAATAAGGAATACCTTCGTTTTTCAGTTCGGCCATCACAAATGGTCCTGGACGAGCGATGAAGTACATATCATATTCTGCAACCAGCTCAATAAATCTCGCAACATCATATTGACCAGAAAAATCGTATTCACCTTTATTTTCTTCATGTACCAACCAAGGAATATAAGAAGCCAACGCTTGAAATCCTGCATTCTTTGCCTTTAAAATACGATCTTCCCAATCTTTTGGAGAGACTCGAAAATAATGAATTTCTGCAATATTCAAAAACTTCGCTCCTAAGGTGATTTTACTCATTTTAAATACCTCCCAATCCAGAGTACAAAAAATACAACCACATTTTATCACTCAGCTGTAGAAGTGGAAAACGAAGACAAAATGAGCTAATGTGTGTGCTGAAGAGATTTTGGTACATATTTGAATTCATTTGTTTAAGGATTAGAAAAATGGTGAAATTAATCGAAACGTTTAACTGAAATTATGTGATATACTTCATAATAGCATTGGGCAACGGAGGTGGTCAAATGGCAACAATCAAAGATGTTGCTAAAAGAGCTGGTGTTTCGATCTCAACGGTTTCCTATGTCCTTAACAACACTGGCAAAGTGAGTGAAGAGACAAGAAAACGAGTATTAAAGGCTATTGAAGAACTAAATTACGTTCCAAATAACTTCGCAAAAAGGTTGAAGAGGCAGCAATATGACCTAGTTGCACTGATAGTGCATGAAATAAAAGGTCCTTTCTACGATGCACTTGTCCGTGGCATACAGGACGTGTTGCATGCGTTCGGATATAACCTTCTTATCTATTGTACCTTAGAGAACAGGAAACAGGATGTTGACAAATTTCTAAAGGTTGGAATAATTGGTGGAATGATTATTATGACTCCGGCGGTTAAAAACGAGGATATCATCAGATGGGCAAACGAGTACAAAATTATAACACTTGACAGAACCATAAAAGATAAAGAAGGGCGCGAGATAAAAAGCGTTCGGATAAATAACGAAAAGGGTGCCTATGAAGTTGTAAAGTATCTCTACGATC
The DNA window shown above is from Fervidobacterium changbaicum and carries:
- a CDS encoding beta-galactosidase, whose product is MSKITLGAKFLNIAEIHYFRVSPKDWEDRILKAKNAGFQALASYIPWLVHEENKGEYDFSGQYDVARFIELVAEYDMYFIARPGPFVMAELKNEGIPYWVYEEKPHVIPITWNNRKVEGAQVIYNHPDFLSEVDRWYTVVADIIRPRLVQNGGNIVAVQLDNEIGMLQWVNNTPDLSDFTLGKFIDWLLERYNDFYRYGFELIKSTETFERLRTPGDEFVRKFVSDYSLFSRYDFGNYVKNLRDMFWSKGIQVPFIVNIHGTSGGRAHTFPIGISQLRNTFILDNVIPATDIYLGDYTIKNVTDLWNINEVLRSITRKPFGVMEFECGSGDYGNNLGERIDPNATLHKAIVSYIQGNRFLNYYLFSGGINPKLKNDVKDGNARIAFTGEEHGFAAPVKPNGQLDYTYDYIKFANNFLFMLERNLGNEFSLMYDNITVAYLDEYYRTEYSYGSDKEKRSNIEILRGYNLWDSFLKTLFIMGYRYKFVDLEHSALSSSEILIVPSARYMSKEVQQKIVDFISAGGKAIIYGDLPIFDEDGDLCTLLIDFLRIQPGREFFAAPHFYLSVSSSGNLFREFRTDWAREILIPDNDDGNTSLATLAHVTQVNAVCSVFLKNKNAVVITTHLNANFNFFEHVLELLEFKPRIKIFTDSRNAIGALPFVMENVKTQQRFLLIVNIDNFPKEVRIMVDEIDIGTKKISSKGILFEKIPNQHGGSEL
- a CDS encoding LacI family DNA-binding transcriptional regulator is translated as MATIKDVAKRAGVSISTVSYVLNNTGKVSEETRKRVLKAIEELNYVPNNFAKRLKRQQYDLVALIVHEIKGPFYDALVRGIQDVLHAFGYNLLIYCTLENRKQDVDKFLKVGIIGGMIIMTPAVKNEDIIRWANEYKIITLDRTIKDKEGREIKSVRINNEKGAYEVVKYLYDLGHRRIAFMKGPKDSLDAKERYRGFIRAAHDLRIEIRNEDILEGNFTEESGYEVMKGYLSRNSRKDLPTALFCSNDEMAIGAMQAIKEIGLTIPDDISIVGFDDIELSSYVAPALTTVKRPMYQLGSLAAHMLLSLLNNTDDFLSDVVLDVNLVVRDSTRKLI